A stretch of Allostreptomyces psammosilenae DNA encodes these proteins:
- a CDS encoding branched-chain amino acid ABC transporter permease yields the protein MSAVTTNPGAAGARPRGGFGESPELRRAGTLLAVWVLLCLVSGPEGNGEDLWYGIRAAFTGARPWILFGLLALVWVWGAFGGGLRERLGGRWRSATAGASRAWSQAPWSAGGTAARRGWRLGALAVVVVAVIVVPTYLSTFWQQVLVDQIAVYVLLAIGLNVVIGWAGLLDMGFVAFFAIGAYSAAFWTGHLPIAPPVTLNPFLVIPISIVTCLLAGLVLGAPTLRLRGDYLAIVTLGFHEIIYLAARNAEGVTGGSRGASGIPHFELSLGPINYAWELDPLPYWWLLAVLIGLLLVAFNRLEHSRVGRAWAAIREDEVAAEVSGVATMRYKLMAFAIGASTSGVAGTVYASKVGFINPENFPLLSSVLVLAYVIFGGMGSLPGVILGAAVLAWLPQFLRDYVDPRDRFMYLGALLVLMMIYRPQGLLPSRRRRRELLDPSVGGDAVSGGEAEVAAKGGVV from the coding sequence GTGAGCGCGGTGACGACGAATCCGGGCGCCGCCGGCGCCCGTCCCAGGGGCGGCTTCGGCGAGTCGCCGGAGCTGCGGCGGGCCGGGACGCTGCTCGCCGTGTGGGTGCTGCTGTGCCTGGTGTCCGGGCCGGAGGGCAACGGCGAGGACCTGTGGTACGGCATCCGGGCCGCCTTCACCGGGGCGCGGCCGTGGATCCTGTTCGGGCTGCTGGCGCTGGTGTGGGTGTGGGGCGCCTTCGGCGGTGGTCTGCGGGAGCGGCTGGGCGGCCGGTGGCGGTCGGCGACCGCGGGTGCCTCCCGGGCGTGGTCGCAGGCGCCGTGGTCGGCCGGCGGCACGGCCGCCCGGCGCGGTTGGCGGCTGGGCGCGCTGGCCGTGGTGGTGGTCGCGGTCATCGTGGTGCCCACCTACCTGTCGACGTTCTGGCAGCAGGTGCTGGTCGACCAGATCGCGGTGTACGTGCTGCTGGCCATCGGCCTGAACGTGGTGATCGGCTGGGCCGGCCTGCTGGACATGGGTTTCGTGGCGTTCTTCGCGATCGGCGCCTACAGCGCGGCGTTCTGGACCGGCCACCTGCCGATCGCGCCGCCGGTCACCCTCAACCCCTTCCTGGTCATCCCGATCTCCATCGTGACCTGCCTGCTGGCCGGGCTGGTGCTGGGCGCGCCGACGCTGCGGCTGCGCGGTGACTACCTGGCCATCGTGACGCTGGGCTTCCACGAGATCATCTACCTGGCGGCGCGGAACGCCGAGGGCGTGACCGGCGGCTCGCGGGGCGCCTCCGGCATCCCGCACTTCGAGCTGTCGCTGGGCCCGATCAACTACGCCTGGGAGCTGGATCCGCTGCCGTACTGGTGGCTGCTGGCGGTGCTGATCGGCCTGCTGCTGGTGGCGTTCAACCGGCTGGAGCACTCGCGGGTCGGCCGGGCCTGGGCCGCGATCCGCGAGGACGAGGTGGCCGCGGAGGTCAGCGGCGTGGCGACGATGCGCTACAAGCTGATGGCGTTCGCGATCGGCGCCTCCACCTCGGGCGTGGCCGGCACCGTCTACGCCTCGAAGGTGGGGTTCATCAACCCGGAGAACTTCCCGCTGCTGTCCTCGGTGCTGGTGCTGGCGTACGTGATCTTCGGCGGGATGGGTTCGCTGCCGGGCGTGATCCTGGGCGCGGCGGTGCTGGCCTGGCTGCCGCAGTTCCTCCGGGACTACGTGGATCCGCGGGACCGGTTCATGTACCTGGGCGCGCTGCTGGTGCTGATGATGATCTACCGGCCGCAGGGGCTGCTGCCCTCGCGCCGGCGCCGACGGGAGCTGCTCGATCCGTCGGTCGGTGGTGACGCGGTCTCCGGCGGCGAGGCGGAGGTCGCGGCGAAGGGTGGTGTGGTGTGA